A part of Aegilops tauschii subsp. strangulata cultivar AL8/78 chromosome 2, Aet v6.0, whole genome shotgun sequence genomic DNA contains:
- the LOC109754761 gene encoding uncharacterized protein, with protein MGRSPSCSHDAGVKKGPWTEEEDKTLVEYIQKRGGNVGSWRGLPKAAGLNRCGKSCRLRWTNYLRPDIKRGNFTDEEERLIITLHASLGNKWSTIATHLEGRTDNEIKNYWNTHIRKKLLRMGVDPVTHQQLPPGQSHHHLNATSIAHHPGALLCTAAATSLGSLDTGALMQAQLLQQLLQAIGSNNGASGLIINLAAANAMLNSSGSMVPNLLQEQDQMNCLQPGYLCNTSNFAEQHVAQQQLTNDTSPGTSSFAAAKQADQLCNTATSFASHDVAPVGNWSPAQEFSGLLEPMMELPDLCSLESDSFWKDILEDSYRL; from the exons ATGGGGAGGTCGCCGTCCTGCAGCCACGACGCGGGCGTGAAGAAAGGGCCATGGACGGAGGAGGAGGACAAGACTTTGGTGGAGTACATCCAGAAGCGCGGCGGGAACGTCGGTAGCTGGCGCGGCCTGCCCAAGGCCGCCGGCCTCAACCGCTGCGGCAAGAGCTGCCGCCTCCGGTGGACCAACTACCTCCGCCCCGACATCAAGCGCGGCAACTTCACCGACGAAGAGGAGCGCCTCATCATCACCTTACACGCCAGCCTTGGCAACAA GTGGTCGACGATCGCGACGCACCTGGAGGGCCGGACGGATAACGAGATCAAGAACTACTGGAACACGCACATCCGCAAGAAGCTCCTACGCATGGGCGTCGACCCAGTGACACATCAGCAGCTGCCACCCGGCCAGAGTCACCACCACCTCAACGCCACCTCCATCGCCCACCACCCCGGGGCGCTCCTTTGCACTGCGGCGGCCACAAGCCTCGGCAGCTTGGACACCGGCGCCCTTATGCAGGCGCAACTTCTACAACAGCTCCTCCAGGCCATCGGATCCAACAATGGCGCCAGCGGCCTCATCATTAACCTAGCTGCAGCAAACGCAATGCTAAACTCAAGCGGTAGCATGGTTCCGAACCTCTTGCAGGAGCAGGACCAGATGAACTGCCTGCAGCCGGGTTACCTCTGCAACACCTCCAACTTTGCAGAGCAACACGTGGCGCAACAGCAGCTGACCAACGACACGTCTCCGGGAACGAGCTCCTTTGCAGCAGCTAAACAGGCTGACCAGCTCTGCAACACTGCAACTTCATTTGCATCGCATGATGTTGCACCCGTGGGTAACTGGTCGCCCGCGCAGGAGTTCAGTGGCTTGCTGGAGCCCATGATGGAGCTGCCCGATCTGTGCTCTCTAGAGAGTGATTCTTTCTGGAAGGACATACTGGAGGACAGCTACCGTTTGTAG